The stretch of DNA TCAGTGTTTTCTTTCTGCGTTTAAGCCTTTGTAATTCGTGACCCATTTTTTCTCTTTTATTGTTCTAACATTAAAAATCAGCGGCGGCGTTCCACGCCGTCGGCTGGATTGAGTTGTTATCTGGGTGTTTATTATGAAAACCATTATACGAGTTTTGAAAAAACCACTTTCAGTTTTTTATCGAGAGTCCAAATTCTAACTTGATTCAATAAAGCAGAAGTAAACAAATGCATATCAATGTAGCCAAGCCCCTTCCCCATAAGACGATAATTCTCTATAAACTGCATTACTTCTTCGTGCTCTGCCTGGTGTGCCATGGGAAGTGCATTGAGTAGCGAAAGGATTTCGGCTCTATTTCTCAGATTTCCACAGGCCAACTCTCCAATAATAAAAGGGTGGCAAAAAACCTCTCCATCATTCAATAGACTTTCAAGTTGAGGGTTTCCCTCCCGCAGGTGTGATACCCATACTGAAGTGTCAACGAGAACCATTGATTAACCTGCTGGTCTCCTGCGGGGTATCATCTTCAGTCCCTTCTCCGTGCCTCCCAGCTTGGCAAGTCTTTTTCCGCTTTCCCTCGCTATAAGTGCCTGAAGCCCAAGCTTGACGATGGAAGTTTTTTCCTTAATGCCTGTCAACTTTGATGCCCTCTCAAGCAATTCGTCTTCTATGTTTAGTGTTGTCCTCATAGTGCCCCCTATCGAGAATATGCATTTTTATATGCTTTA from Nitrospiria bacterium encodes:
- a CDS encoding type II toxin-antitoxin system VapC family toxin, which produces MVLVDTSVWVSHLREGNPQLESLLNDGEVFCHPFIIGELACGNLRNRAEILSLLNALPMAHQAEHEEVMQFIENYRLMGKGLGYIDMHLFTSALLNQVRIWTLDKKLKVVFSKLV
- a CDS encoding type II toxin-antitoxin system VapB family antitoxin, producing MRTTLNIEDELLERASKLTGIKEKTSIVKLGLQALIARESGKRLAKLGGTEKGLKMIPRRRPAG